A single window of Periophthalmus magnuspinnatus isolate fPerMag1 chromosome 22, fPerMag1.2.pri, whole genome shotgun sequence DNA harbors:
- the timm9 gene encoding mitochondrial import inner membrane translocase subunit Tim9, producing MAVQVSESDQIKQFKEFLGTYNKVTENCFMDCVKDFTTRDVKPEESSCSESCLQKYLKMTQRISMRFQEYHIQQNEALAAKAGLLGPR from the exons ATGGCTGTGCAGGTGTCTGAGTCGGATCAGATCAAACAG TTTAAAGAGTTCCTGGGGACCTACAACAAAGTGACAGAAAACTGCTTCATGGACTGTGTCAAAGACTTCACCACCAGAGACGTCAAACCAGAGGAG TCGAGCTGCTCGGAGTCATGTCTACAAAAGTACCTGAAGATGACCCAGAGGATCTCAATGAGGTTCCAGGAGTATCACATCCAACAGAATGAGGCACTGGCGGCCAAGGCGGGGCTCCTGGGGCCgcggtga
- the baz1a gene encoding bromodomain adjacent to zinc finger domain protein 1A produces MPLLHRKPFVRQKPPADLDPHEEVFLCKITHEIFRNYDEFFERTILCNSLVWSCALTGRAGLTYLEAVESERRARSSLQNFPEVLLRPLLLLVKQSQSKRLSELCEDVYGFCRERYFPGENVDVSTRGGNRVACQVVQVLSPHSSANGSTMKTEEDSIVISDSDEEEPSIPPHVNGKRGKPLSPSVFRYTVKLLSGEAETFTVKAAQLSRRKNVVSREKLKLLFKNHCEPRNGAIVLKSSTVSKFRLSDLNFTQFFPDEPPVFSSSSKSSPGQGALSQLKAMEEKLKLVQQKEDMAQKKRERAKEDRKRQKEEKDERRRVEEHRLNERSEKARENQKQKREMKRAEKEKKIQHKIDELKEEKRRREEEERISLKENLKKIREELRQKRLEEREMKRVEKEKEREKLKEEKRKYAERLKQLSRPTEDLDCDDLQELPRPSPVQTRLPTHLFGEALMVLEFLRSFGEIFELKDEFPDGINLEVLEEALVGSDPEGPLCELLFFFLSAIFQSSDEDEERRPEESDLSEALDDAPDSASSALAAMTMAAGAWSQLHQGRSLKHLDLDSCSLSEILRLKILSADAKDDPCAELRSMRPEILQKLRSTAVYDLQPGEKLQILNALVGKLLTLGLSRDLIEDCVDEQKTARSELREIRAEQHRREKEEAAYRVRMRREERLREQEQKMKEKEDKLREQENISVNGTGPEPTPGLKKPEQNQDKDVQKGLDSKPVPLTPEELQKEQEKVGELLVRLHRASSCTSLLPLGRDRWFRKYWLLPSQSALFVEEDTFGLTADMARPEVGVTECAQSTVCNGSSQDVEMEEGGVSTTSSSAPICRDSAPQSPDSAPEASDPTPAPCLPQSAPRWWFFSSVDHLELLLQSLNPRGHRESGLREALLNERARITTVLQTCEESKYSHTEEQHFSECTTAESVMEAKLRDLLLDIEDRVYQGTLGSLKVPERQVWRVALEAGQYHTLINSCEDQLMEVDSDCLGASSVGSHSVRALAAALGQIERGIERRFLKPPLGEEDFKKEQKAKKNQASDDVSDSGRGSRSLLERWRESLSFCSSLSQVFVHLSTLERSVLWSRSLLNARCRICRRKGDADNMLLCDGCDRGHHTHCLRPKLKLIPSGDWFCPDCKPKQRSSRIPSRTRSSIDEEEEEEEETEDSEEEEETDDSEEEVEEEEEKEEEDSPPPSKKSSAPPPKGKNQLASSRIQQATLKNTGSAPKPASRLSSKKASPPSSKAPPRAGSRSSARLSLEVTHNGKNTPKTTPKTTPKNTPRNTPKTSPQSQPDPAPSIARPVLSSGLSSGLSSGCRRSSGRNQGVHELSACELLTVELVRHEDSWPFMKLVSRTQVPDYYDIVKRPIALSTIREKVNNCEYHSTAEFMADVELMFSNCLQYNPRQSNEAKAGLRLQQYFHSQLQKIGLKTREEEPAAKRSRH; encoded by the exons ATGCCTCTGCTCCACCGAAAACCCTTCGTGAGGCAGAAACCTCCCGCGGACCTGGACCCACACGAGGAGgtgtttctgtgtaaaataaCCCACGAGATCTTCCGAAACTACGA tGAGTTCTTCGAGCGCACCATCCTCTGTAACAGTCTGGTTTGGAGCTGTGCGTTGACGGGCCGAGCTGGACTCACGTACCTGGAAGCGGTAGAGAGCGAGCGGCGGGCCCGGTCCAGTCTTCAGAACTTCCCTGAAGTTCTACTCagacctctgctgctcctcgtgAAGCAAAGCCAGAGCAAACGTCTGTCTGAGCTCTGTGAGGATGTCTATGGCTTCTGCAGAGAGCGGTACTTCCCTGGAGAGAACGTGGACGTCAGCACCCGAGGGGGCAACAG AGTGGCGTGTCAGGTTGTGCaggtcctctctcctcactcgaGTGCCAACGGTTCCACGATGAAGACCGAGGAAGACTCCATCGTCATCAGCGACAGCGACGAAGAGGAGCCAAGCATTCCCCCTCACGTCAATGG TAAGCGTGGGAAGCCGCTGTCTCCCTCTGTGTTCAGATACACTGTGAAACTACTGAGTGGAGAGGCCGAGACGTTCACAGTGAAAGCGGCTCAGCTCAG tcgGCGGAAGAACGTTGTGTCCAGAGAGAAGCTGAAGCTGCTCTTCAAAAACCACTGTGAGCCGCGTAATGGAGCCATTGTCCTCAAG tccTCCACAGTCTCCAAGTTCAGACTCTCAGACCTGAACTTCACTCAGTTTTTCCCCGACGAACCTCCAGTGTTTAGCTCCTCCTCCAAGAGCTCACCTGGGCAG ggggcgctctctcagTTGAAGGCCATGGAGGAAAAGCTGAAGCTGGTGCAGCAGAAGGAGGATATGGCCCagaagaagagggaaagagcaAAAGAAGACAGAAAAcgacagaaagaagagaaggatgAACGAAGGAGAGTGGAGGAACATAGACTGAACGAGAGAAGCGAGAAGGCCAGAGaaaatcaaaaacagaaaagagagatgaagagagccGAGAAGGAGAAG AAAATCCAGCATAAGATTGATGAACTGAAAGAGGAGaaacggaggagagaggaggaggagcgcatCAGCCTCAAGGAGAACCTCAAGAAGATCCGAGAAGAACTGAGGCAGAAGagactggaggagagagagatgaagagagtggagaaagagaag GAGCGAGAGAagctgaaggaggagaagaggaaatacGCAGAGAGGCTCAAACAGCTGAGCAGACCCACAGAAGACCTGGACTGTGATGACCTGCAG gaGCTGCCCCGTCCCTCCCCGGTGCAGACACGCCTCCCCACTCACCTGTTCGGAGAAGCTCTCATGGTTCTTGAGTTCCTCAGATCCTTTGGAGAAATCTTTGAGCTGAAGGATGAGTTTCCAGACGGCATCAATCTGG AGGTCCTAGAGGAGGCGCTGGTGGGCTCAGACCCTGAGGGACCGCTGTGCGAgctgctcttcttcttcctgtCAGCCATTTTCCAGAGTTCAGATGAAGATGAGGAGCGACGCCCTGAGGAGTCGG ACCTATCAGAGGCCCTGGATGATGCTCCTGACTCCGCTTCCTCTGCTCTGGCTGCCATGACAATGGCAGCGGGGGCATGGTCACAGCTACACCAAGGGCGGAGCCTGAAACATCTGGACCTGGACAGTTGCTCCCTGAGCGAGATCCTCCGACTGAAGATTCTATCAGCCGACGCCAAAGATGATCCCTGCGCAGAGCTGAGAAGCATGAGGCCAGAAATACTCCAGAAACTACGGAGTACGGCAGTGTACGACCTACAGCCAG GGGAGAAGCTGCAGATCCTAAACGCTCTGGTGGGAAAACTCCTCACTCTGGGACTGAGCCGAGACCTGATCGAAGACTGTGTGGACGAGCAGAAGACTGCAAGGAGCGAGCTGAGAGAGATACGAGCAGAACAGCACcgtagagagaaggaggaggcggCCTACAG agttcgaatgaggagagaagagcggctgagggagcaggagcagaagatgaaggagaaggaggacaaGCTCCGAGAACAAGAGAACATCAG TGTGAATggaactggaccagaaccaaCTCCAGGGCTCAAGAAACCCGAGCAGAACCAGGACAAAG ATGTTCAGAAAGGGCTTGACTCCAAACCTGTCCCACTGACTCCAGAAGAACTCCAGAAGGAACAGGAGAAg gTGGGTGAGTTGCTGGTTCGACTCCACAGAGCCTCTTCTTGCACTTCGCTGCTTCCTTTGGGCAGAGATCGCTGGTTTCGTAAATACTGGCTTCTCCCATCACAGTCTGCTCTGTTTGTGGAGGAGGACACGTTCGGACTGACCGCAGACATGGCCCGGCCTGAGGTTGGCGTCACTGAGTGTGCCCAGAGCACAGTGTGTAACGGCAGTTCACAGGatgtggagatggaggagggtgGAGTCAG TACTACCTCCAGCTCTGCCCCTATCTGCCGGGACTCCGCCCCTCAGAGCCCTGACTCCGCCCCAGAGGCCTCAGACCCCACCCCTGCCCCCTGCCTGCCCCAGAGCGCCCCCCGCTGGTGGTTCTTCTCGTCTGTAGACCATCTGGAGCTGCTGCTGCAGAGTCTGAACCCGCGCGGGCACAGAGAGAGCGGCCTGAGGGAGGCGCTACTGAATGAGAGAGCACGCATCACCACAGTGCTACAGACCTGTGAGGAGAGCAAGTACAGCCACACAG aggaACAGCATTTCTCAGAGTGCACTACAGCGGAGTCTGTGATGGAGGCCAAACTCAGAGACCTGCTGCTGGACATTGAGGATCGGGTCTACCAGGGCACGCTGGGGTCACTCAAA GTGCCAGAGCGACAGGTGTGGAGGGTGGCACTGGAGGCGGGTCAGTACCACACTTTGATTAACAGCTGTGAGGACCAGTTGATGGAGGTGGACTCTGACTG TCTCGGAGCCTCATCTGTGGGCAGCCACAGCGTCAGGGCCCTGGCGGCTGCTCTGGGTCAGATAGAACGAGGGATTGAGAGGCGCTTTCTCAAACCTCCTCTGG GTGAAGAGGATTTCAAGAAGGAGCAGAAGGCCAAGAAGAACCAGGCCAGTGATG atgtgAGTGACAGCGGGCGTGGGAGCAGGTCTCTattggagaggtggagagagtcTCTGAGCTTCTGCTCCAGTCTGTCACAG GTGTTTGTGCACCTGTCGACCCTGGAGCGCTCCGTGCTCTGGTCTCGTTCTCTGTTAAATGCTCGCTGCCGAATCTGTCGAAGGAAAGGAGACGCAGACAACATGTTGCTGTGCGACGGCTGCGACCGGGGACACCACACACACTGTTTAAGACCCAAACTCAAG TTGATCCCGAGCGGAGACTGGTTCTGCCCCGACTGCAAACCCAAACAGAGGTCCAGCAGAATCCCGTCTAGGACAAGATCCTCCAtcgacgaagaggaggaggaagaagaggagacggaggacagcgaagaggaggaggagacagatgacagtgaagaggaggtggaggaagaggaagagaaggaagaggaggacagccCACCCCCCAG CAAGAAAAGCTCAGCCCCGCCTCCAAAGGGAAAGAACCAATTGGCATCGTCCAGGATCCAACAGGCCACACTCAAAAACACTGGGTCTGCACCAAAACCTGCCTCCAG GTTGTCGAGTAAGAAGGCTTCTCCGCCCTCGTCCAAAGCTCCACCCAGAGCAGGCAGCCGCAGCAGTGCCCGCCTCAGCCTCGAAGTCACACACAACGGGAAGAACACCCCCAAGACTACCCCCAAGACTACCCCCAAGAACACCCCAAGGAATACCCCCAAAACCAGCCCGCAGAGCCAGCCTGACCCTGCCCCCTCTATAGCCCGCCCTGTGCTCTCCTCTGGACTCTCTTCTGGACTCTCCTCGGGGTGCAGGAGGTCCTCTGGGAGAAATCAGGGTGTGCACGAGCTGTCAGCCTGCGAGCTCCTCACAGTGGAACTGGTCAGACACGAGGACAGCTGGCCTTTTATGAAGCTTGTGTCACGCACTCAG GTTCCAGATTATTACGACATTGTGAAGCGGCCAATTGCTCTGAGCACCATCAGAGAGAAGGTTAACAACTGTGAATACCACTCAACAG CCGAGTTCATGGCCGATGTGGAGCTGATGTTCTCAAACTGTCTCCAGTACAACCCTCGCCAAAGCAACGAGGCCAAAGCCGGACTCCGTCTGCAGCAGTACTTTCACTCACAGCTCCAGAAGATCGGCTTGaagaccagagaggaggagccTGCAGCCAAGCGCTCCAGGCACTGA
- the cfl2 gene encoding cofilin-2 has product MASGVTVNDEVIKVFNEMKVRKSSSQEDVKKRKKAVLFCLSEDSRKIIVEEGKQILVGDIGDTVQDPYACFVQMLPPKDCRYCLYDATYETRESKKEDLVFVFWAPEGAPLKSKMIYASSKDAIKKKFTGIKHEWQVNGLDDIQDRSNLAEKLGGPVVVSLEGKAL; this is encoded by the exons ATG GCTTCAGGCGTGACCGTGAACGATGAGGTCATCAAAGTGTTCAATGAGATGAAGGTGCGCAAGTCCTCGTCTCAGGAGGATgtgaagaaaaggaagaaggcGGTGCTGTTCTGTCTGTCGGAGGACAGCAGGAAGATCATCGTGGAGGAGGGCAAACAGATCCTCGTGGGCGACATTGGGGACACAGTCCAGGACCCCTACGCCTGCTTCGTCCAGATGCTCCCGCCCAAAGACTGCCGCTACTGCCTGTACGACGCCACGTATGAGACACGCGAGAGCAAGAAGGAGGACCTGGTCTTTGTGTTCTG GGCTCCAGAGGGCGCTCCTCTGAAGAGTAAGATGATCTACGCCAGCTCCAAAGACGCCATCAAAAAGAAGTTTACAG GTATCAAACACGAGTGGCAGGTGAACGGCCTTGATGACATCCAGGATCGTTCGAACCTGGCAGAGAAACTAGGCGGTCCCGTGGTCGTGTCCCTAGAGGGCAAGGCTCTGTGA
- the snx6 gene encoding sorting nexin-6, with amino-acid sequence MMQEGLDDGPDFLSEEDRGPRAVNVDLQTDATLQVDISDALSERDKVKFTVHTKSTLPNFKQNEFSVVRQHEEFIWLHDSFVENEEYAGYIIPPAPPRPDFDASREKLQKLGEGEGSMTKEEFTKMKQELEAEYLAIFKKTVAMHEVFLCRVAAHPVLSKDLNFHVFLEYGQDLSVRGKNKKEKLEDFFKNVVKSADGVLVAGVKDVDDFFEHEKTFLLEYHTRVKDASAKSDRMIRSHKNAADDINRIASTLYTLGTQDGTELCKFFLKVSELFEKTRKIEARVAADEDLKLADLLKYYLRESQAAKDLLYRRSRALVDYENTNKALDRARAKNRDVLQAETSQQLCCHKFEKISDSAKQELIDFKTRRVAAFRKNLVELAELELKHAKGSLQLLQSCLGVLKGNT; translated from the exons ATGATG CAGGAGGGGCTGGACGACGGACCCGACTTCCTCAGCGAAGAGGACCGAGGG CCTCGTGCTGTGAATGTGGATCTTCAGACTGATGCTACTCTTCAGGTGGACATTTCAGATGCCCTAAGTGAGAGAGACAAGGTCAAGTTCACCGTCCACACCAag AGCACGTTGCCAAACTTTAAGCAGAATGAGTTCTCTGTGGTGCGACAGCATGAAGAGTTCATCTGGCTCCACGACTCATTTGTGGAGAACGAAGAATATGCGGGATATATC atccctcctgctcctcccagGCCGGACTTTGATGCCTCCAGAGAGAAGCTGCAGAAACTAGGAGAAGGAGAAGGCTCCATGACCAAAGAGGAGTTCACCAAAATGAAGCAGGAGTTGGAGGC AGAGTACCTGGCGATCTTTAAGAAGACGGTGGCAATGCACGAGGTCTTCCTGTGCAGAGTGGCAGCTCACCCTGTCCTCAGCAAAGACCTCAACTTCCACGTGTTCCTGGAGTACGGACAGGAC CTGAGCGTTCGGGGGAAGAACAAAAAGGAGAAACTGGAGGATTTCTTTAAGAATGTGGTGAAGTCAGCGGATGGCGTTCTGGTGGCGGGAGTCAAG GATGTAGACGACTTCTTTGAGCATGAGAAGACATTCCTTTTGGAGTATCACACTAGAGTGAAAGACGCCTCAGCCAAATCCGACCGCATGATCCGCTCCCACAAAA acgCTGCAGATGACATCAACAGAATCGCCTCCACGCTGTACACGCTGGGCACACAGGACGGGACTGAGCTGTGCAA gttTTTCCTCAAAGTTTCAGAGCTGTTTGAGAAGACCAGG aaaaTTGAAGCTCGAGTTGCTGCTGACGAGGATCTCAAACTGGCTGATCTGCTCAAATACTATCTGAGAGAGTCCCAAGCTGCCAAG GACCTCCTttacaggaggagcagggcgtTGGTGGAttatgaaaacacaaacaaagctctGGACAGAGCTCGGGCAAAGAACAGAGATGTGCTTCAAGCTGAAACGAGCCAACAGCTCTGCTGCCACAAGTTTGAGAAGATCTCTGACAGCGCCAAGCAAG AGCTGATCGACTTTAAAACTCGGAGAGTCGCTGCATTCCGGAAGAACCTGGTGGAACTGGCAGAACTGGAGCTCAAACATGCAAAG GGGAGCCTGCAGCTGCTGCAGAGCTGTTTGGGAGTTTTAAAAGGAAACACTTAG